In a genomic window of Myxococcales bacterium:
- the trmD gene encoding tRNA (guanosine(37)-N1)-methyltransferase TrmD, whose translation MTRFTVVSILPEIVDAALAAGVVGRARTAGSLTLAFQNPRDFTHDRHRSVDDTPYGGGPGMVMRCEPLAAAIDAAGPGHRVFLGPSGAPLTQATVRRLAALEHVVLVCGRYEGVDQRLLDTAIDEEISLGDFVLTGGELGAACVIDAVARFLPGVLGDAASAEDESFAAGLLEYPQFTRPAVFRDRPIPEVLAGGNHEAIRRWRRTEALRRTARRRPELYARHRLDKADRKLADAAGLDLAARTAVALVHHPVFDRTGAVVTSAVTNLDVHDLARTARTFGLTRYFVVTPVESQRAKAEHIAAAWQELAADTGPRGPGGGHDGRASALRIISAVESVAAAVADLTAEFGQAPWVVATSADPVRFPAAARVTADRLLSELIDAPGQPVLILFGTGWGLADSALPSVTHLLPPVESRTGWNHLSVRSAAAIVIAELFAVRSPAPIA comes from the coding sequence GTGACCCGCTTCACGGTGGTGTCGATCCTGCCGGAGATCGTCGACGCCGCGCTGGCGGCCGGGGTCGTCGGCCGGGCCCGCACCGCCGGCAGCCTGACCCTGGCGTTCCAGAACCCCCGCGACTTCACCCACGACCGGCACCGCTCGGTCGACGACACGCCCTACGGCGGCGGCCCCGGGATGGTGATGCGGTGCGAGCCCCTGGCGGCCGCGATCGACGCCGCCGGCCCCGGCCACCGGGTCTTCCTCGGCCCGTCGGGCGCGCCGCTGACCCAGGCGACGGTGCGACGCCTGGCGGCGCTCGAGCACGTGGTCCTGGTGTGCGGGCGCTACGAGGGCGTCGACCAGCGCCTGCTCGACACCGCGATCGACGAGGAGATCTCGCTCGGCGACTTCGTCCTCACCGGCGGCGAGCTCGGCGCCGCGTGCGTGATCGACGCGGTCGCCCGGTTCCTGCCCGGGGTGCTCGGCGACGCGGCGTCGGCCGAGGACGAGTCGTTCGCCGCGGGCCTCCTCGAGTACCCGCAGTTCACCCGCCCCGCGGTGTTCCGCGACCGGCCGATCCCCGAGGTCCTGGCCGGCGGCAACCACGAGGCCATCCGCCGCTGGCGGCGCACCGAGGCCCTGCGGCGCACCGCCCGGCGCCGGCCCGAGCTCTACGCCCGCCATCGCCTCGACAAGGCCGATCGCAAGCTGGCCGACGCCGCCGGGCTCGATCTGGCCGCGCGCACCGCGGTCGCCCTGGTCCACCACCCGGTGTTCGACCGGACCGGCGCCGTGGTCACCAGCGCGGTCACCAACCTCGACGTCCACGACCTGGCGCGCACCGCCCGCACCTTCGGCCTGACCCGCTACTTCGTCGTGACCCCGGTCGAGAGCCAGCGGGCCAAGGCCGAGCACATCGCCGCGGCCTGGCAGGAGCTGGCGGCCGACACCGGCCCCCGGGGGCCCGGCGGCGGTCACGACGGCCGGGCCTCGGCCCTGCGGATCATCAGCGCGGTCGAGTCGGTGGCCGCGGCCGTGGCCGACCTGACCGCCGAGTTCGGTCAGGCGCCCTGGGTGGTGGCAACGTCGGCCGATCCCGTCCGGTTCCCGGCCGCGGCCCGCGTCACGGCCGATCGGCTCCTGAGCGAGCTCATCGACGCTCCGGGCCAGCCGGTCCTGATCCTTTTTGGCACCGGCTGGGGGCTCGCCGACAGCGCGCTGCCGTCGGTCACCCACCTGCTGCCCCCCGTCGAGAGCCGGACCGGCTGGAACCATCTGTCGGTCCGGAGCGCGGCCGCGATCGTCATCGCCGAGCTGTTCGCGGTGCGGTCGCCGGCACCCATCGCTTGA
- a CDS encoding tetratricopeptide repeat protein has product MARSIRPYTTSLLALAAFGVLAGPAGADDTKYKRQTQVKVDVKISDRVRPSTPKGDDGAKKPSISADEVLEIQGAVGAIRSEQIQLLEGLIEETSDSDATEKADLYFRLAEMHSQLNRYHRLKSTEASIKADSAKGGDKAKLQQAAKDNMAKAEASLKSAVKVYKTLTDNDKYKNYPRMDQALFAFAYSLQQGKYMKEARQIYHRLLEDYPQSRYVPEAYLAFADYYFGANELANAEAFYQKVLQFPKSSVYDYSNYMLGWVYLNLARHEEAGKQFLQVIRDTNGEKKQATLNRAAKKDFVRAFADFGQVQKAWPTFQKVDADYASTMYTILADLYLEQGKNDKAIFAFRQLMKEEPKNKNVCLWQYNIAHAMLSTPGADNAGKVAEIERLTKLFGALRDTKALPAAEASECHDNAAAMSGEMARAWHNESIKTKNPETLAFADKLYNVYLSVFTDAHDYGETQYYYSELLWSRADGETNARLKTELWENAAVSFTNVVKNGKVDAKLMKESAYAAVLGWKNALAVDPRVQASQSSPVAVGDEGDKIPEPKPIPEREQKMLEAFDVYIKYIKDPKDDELVGMKFLKANMYRRNNHFDEAIPLFEDIIKTHPGHETAYYSANAVLDSLILTHKYDEMLKWVDYFAANPKFLTAKEDQDRSDLGDRVADIQAKAKRKIAEQLEKDAKSSGDFAKYVLCGKTYLDIFNSNPEAPKSDEVLYNAGVCFEDGRSLSTAIEAYTELRSRFPKSVHAAKSLARLGGVYGRVAYYDRAATMFEEYAKKYAGEKDAYDLMNDAVFYRKGIGDDDKAIENTNYFISKFASKKPADAAGAYFSIASIYEKRGDLDKVVDHYRNYLKRYNEKGGADKVVVAYGRIGQILWEQSCPVKTVDGSCVRVVRERAVSLRGKGKRKKGDATRTQCGPESKIKLTVVARDPKKVKAAMAAFAAAASEFERKGGKFPNGDQRFASYYYALAKFHQAEVDYEKFLTIKFPESLNFGDGTDKTKAEAAKSLKRFEDWFKEKQKLAAKASGQYQDLVFKIKEPANAIAGAARFGQISQNFSDALFTAEIPTNIRAYEEAVDVYCDALTEKAEPLEAASLQGFGACLKASTDFGWFSSWSKLCERELGQIKPEEFPTAAELRAEPDAEASVSDVEPPVSRLE; this is encoded by the coding sequence ATGGCACGTTCGATCCGCCCTTACACCACGTCGCTCCTGGCCCTGGCCGCCTTCGGCGTCCTCGCAGGCCCGGCTGGCGCCGATGACACCAAGTACAAGCGCCAGACCCAGGTCAAGGTCGACGTCAAGATCAGCGATCGCGTCCGGCCGTCGACCCCGAAGGGTGACGACGGGGCCAAGAAGCCGTCGATCAGCGCCGACGAGGTGCTCGAGATCCAGGGCGCCGTCGGCGCGATCCGGAGCGAGCAGATCCAGCTGCTCGAGGGCCTGATCGAGGAGACCTCGGACTCGGACGCGACCGAGAAGGCCGACCTCTACTTTCGCCTCGCCGAGATGCACTCGCAGCTCAACCGGTACCACCGGCTGAAGTCGACCGAGGCCTCGATCAAGGCCGACAGCGCCAAGGGCGGCGACAAGGCCAAGCTGCAGCAGGCCGCCAAGGACAACATGGCGAAGGCCGAGGCGTCGCTCAAGAGCGCCGTCAAGGTCTACAAGACGCTGACCGACAACGACAAGTACAAGAACTACCCGCGGATGGACCAGGCGCTGTTCGCCTTCGCGTACTCGCTCCAGCAGGGCAAGTACATGAAGGAGGCGCGGCAGATCTACCACCGCCTGCTCGAGGACTACCCGCAGTCCCGGTACGTCCCGGAGGCCTACCTGGCCTTCGCCGACTACTACTTCGGCGCCAACGAGCTCGCCAACGCCGAGGCCTTCTACCAGAAGGTCCTGCAGTTCCCGAAGTCGTCCGTGTACGACTACTCGAACTACATGCTCGGCTGGGTCTACCTGAACCTGGCCCGCCACGAGGAGGCCGGCAAGCAGTTCCTGCAGGTCATCCGCGACACCAACGGCGAGAAGAAGCAGGCGACGCTCAACCGCGCCGCCAAGAAGGACTTCGTCCGGGCCTTCGCCGACTTCGGCCAGGTGCAGAAGGCCTGGCCGACGTTCCAGAAGGTCGACGCCGACTACGCGTCGACGATGTACACGATCCTCGCGGACCTCTACCTCGAGCAGGGCAAGAACGACAAGGCGATCTTCGCGTTCCGCCAGCTGATGAAGGAGGAGCCGAAGAACAAGAACGTGTGCCTGTGGCAGTACAACATCGCCCACGCGATGCTGTCGACGCCCGGCGCCGACAACGCTGGCAAGGTCGCCGAGATCGAGCGCCTGACCAAGCTGTTCGGCGCGCTGCGCGACACCAAGGCGCTGCCGGCGGCCGAGGCCAGCGAGTGCCACGACAACGCCGCGGCGATGTCGGGCGAGATGGCCCGCGCGTGGCACAACGAGTCGATCAAGACCAAGAACCCCGAGACGCTGGCGTTCGCCGACAAGCTCTACAACGTCTACCTGTCGGTCTTCACCGACGCCCACGACTACGGCGAGACCCAGTACTACTACTCGGAGCTGCTGTGGTCGCGCGCCGACGGCGAGACCAACGCCCGGCTCAAGACCGAGCTCTGGGAGAACGCGGCGGTGTCGTTCACCAACGTCGTGAAGAACGGCAAGGTCGACGCGAAGCTGATGAAGGAGTCGGCCTACGCGGCCGTGCTCGGCTGGAAGAACGCGCTCGCGGTCGATCCGCGGGTCCAGGCCAGCCAGTCCAGCCCGGTCGCGGTCGGCGACGAGGGCGACAAGATCCCCGAGCCCAAGCCGATCCCCGAGCGCGAGCAGAAGATGCTCGAGGCGTTCGACGTGTACATCAAGTACATCAAGGACCCGAAGGACGACGAGCTGGTCGGGATGAAGTTCCTGAAGGCGAACATGTATCGCCGGAACAACCACTTCGATGAGGCCATCCCGCTCTTCGAGGACATCATCAAGACCCACCCGGGCCACGAGACCGCGTACTACTCGGCCAACGCGGTCCTCGACAGCCTGATCCTGACCCACAAGTACGACGAGATGCTCAAGTGGGTCGACTACTTCGCGGCCAACCCGAAGTTCCTGACCGCCAAGGAGGATCAGGATCGCTCGGACCTCGGCGACCGCGTCGCGGACATCCAGGCCAAGGCCAAGCGCAAGATCGCCGAGCAGCTCGAGAAGGACGCCAAGTCGTCGGGCGACTTCGCCAAGTACGTCCTGTGCGGCAAGACCTACCTCGACATCTTCAACAGCAACCCCGAGGCGCCCAAGTCGGACGAGGTGCTCTACAACGCCGGCGTCTGCTTCGAGGACGGCCGCTCGCTGTCGACGGCGATCGAGGCCTACACCGAGCTGCGCAGCCGCTTCCCGAAGAGCGTCCACGCGGCCAAGTCGCTGGCCCGCCTCGGCGGCGTCTACGGCCGGGTCGCCTACTACGACCGCGCCGCGACGATGTTCGAGGAGTACGCCAAGAAGTACGCGGGTGAGAAGGACGCGTACGACCTGATGAACGACGCGGTGTTCTACCGCAAGGGCATCGGCGACGACGACAAGGCCATCGAGAACACCAACTACTTCATCTCGAAGTTCGCGTCGAAGAAGCCGGCCGACGCCGCCGGCGCCTACTTCAGCATCGCCAGCATCTACGAGAAGCGCGGCGATCTCGACAAGGTCGTCGACCACTACCGCAACTACCTGAAGCGCTACAACGAGAAGGGCGGCGCCGACAAGGTGGTCGTGGCCTACGGCCGCATCGGCCAGATCCTGTGGGAGCAGAGCTGCCCGGTCAAGACCGTCGACGGCTCGTGCGTCCGGGTCGTCCGCGAGCGCGCGGTGTCGCTGCGCGGCAAGGGCAAGCGCAAGAAGGGCGACGCGACCCGCACCCAGTGCGGCCCCGAGTCGAAGATCAAGCTGACCGTGGTCGCCCGCGACCCCAAGAAGGTGAAGGCCGCGATGGCCGCGTTCGCGGCGGCCGCGTCCGAGTTCGAGCGCAAGGGCGGCAAGTTCCCCAACGGCGACCAGCGCTTCGCGAGCTACTACTACGCGCTCGCCAAGTTCCACCAGGCCGAGGTGGACTACGAGAAGTTCCTGACGATCAAGTTCCCCGAGAGCCTGAACTTCGGCGACGGCACCGACAAGACCAAGGCCGAGGCGGCCAAGTCGCTCAAGCGGTTCGAGGACTGGTTCAAGGAGAAGCAGAAGCTCGCCGCGAAGGCGTCGGGCCAGTACCAGGACCTGGTCTTCAAGATCAAGGAGCCCGCCAACGCCATCGCCGGCGCCGCGCGCTTCGGCCAGATCTCGCAGAACTTCTCGGACGCGCTGTTCACCGCCGAGATCCCGACCAACATCCGCGCCTACGAGGAGGCGGTCGACGTCTACTGCGACGCGCTGACCGAGAAGGCCGAGCCGCTCGAGGCCGCCTCGCTGCAGGGCTTCGGCGCCTGCCTCAAGGCCTCGACCGACTTCGGGTGGTTCTCGAGCTGGTCGAAGCTGTGCGAGCGCGAGCTCGGGCAGATCAAGCCGGAGGAGTTCCCGACCGCCGCCGAGCTCCGGGCCGAGCCCGACGCCGAGGCCTCGGTCAGCGACGTCGAGCCGCCGGTGTCGCGGCTCGAGTAG
- a CDS encoding KH domain-containing protein, which translates to MDVADLVKFIAKGLVDKPDEVHVALIEERQASVYELEVAESDLGKIIGRGGKTARALRTLVTQAAPRSRKRILVEILE; encoded by the coding sequence ATCGACGTCGCCGATCTGGTCAAGTTCATCGCGAAGGGCCTGGTCGACAAGCCCGACGAGGTGCACGTGGCCCTGATCGAGGAGCGCCAGGCGTCGGTGTACGAGCTCGAGGTCGCCGAGAGCGATCTCGGCAAGATCATCGGTCGCGGCGGCAAGACCGCCCGGGCGCTGCGCACCCTCGTCACGCAGGCGGCGCCGCGGTCGCGCAAGCGCATCCTGGTCGAGATCCTCGAATAA
- a CDS encoding YraN family protein, with protein sequence MWGRGVGPSAGRHERGTAAERRAEAELVRRGYRVVERNYRARLGELDLIAYDGDVLVFVEVRSRADARHGGGLAAVPHAKQRQVARVAALYLAHRRPKFSSCRFDVVAITGADLVVIPGAFHITW encoded by the coding sequence ATGTGGGGGAGGGGAGTGGGGCCGTCAGCGGGACGGCACGAGCGCGGCACCGCCGCCGAGCGTCGCGCCGAGGCCGAGCTGGTCCGGCGTGGCTACCGCGTGGTCGAGCGCAACTACCGCGCCCGCCTCGGTGAGCTCGACCTGATCGCCTACGACGGCGACGTGCTGGTCTTCGTCGAGGTACGGTCGCGCGCCGACGCGCGCCACGGCGGCGGCCTCGCCGCGGTGCCGCACGCCAAGCAGCGCCAGGTCGCGCGGGTCGCCGCGCTCTACCTCGCCCACCGCCGCCCCAAGTTCTCGTCGTGCCGCTTCGACGTCGTCGCCATCACCGGCGCCGACCTCGTCGTCATCCCCGGCGCCTTCCACATCACCTGGTAG
- the rplS gene encoding 50S ribosomal protein L19 — protein MSAHRILESIDKQNRRQGALPEFRPGDSVKVWAKIREGEKTRLQAFEGVCIRRVRKGARSTFTVRKISYGVGVERVFPDNSPNIDKVEVMARGRVNQARLFYLRELSGKAARIKERVMTQTVEAPVVAAAPDDGSPVVPKEIIKGRGKRQKKKDLKAAAGA, from the coding sequence ATGAGCGCCCATCGCATCCTCGAATCCATCGACAAGCAGAACCGCCGCCAGGGCGCTTTGCCGGAGTTCCGTCCTGGTGATTCCGTCAAGGTCTGGGCGAAGATCCGGGAAGGCGAGAAGACTCGCCTCCAGGCCTTCGAAGGCGTGTGCATCCGCCGCGTCCGCAAGGGCGCCCGCTCGACGTTCACCGTCCGCAAGATCTCGTACGGCGTCGGCGTCGAGCGCGTGTTCCCCGACAACTCGCCCAACATCGACAAGGTCGAGGTGATGGCGCGCGGTCGGGTCAACCAGGCCCGGCTGTTCTACCTCCGCGAGCTGTCCGGCAAGGCCGCCCGCATCAAGGAGCGCGTCATGACCCAGACGGTCGAGGCCCCCGTGGTCGCGGCGGCGCCCGACGACGGCAGCCCGGTCGTGCCCAAGGAGATCATCAAGGGTCGCGGCAAGCGCCAGAAGAAGAAGGACCTCAAGGCCGCCGCGGGCGCCTGA
- a CDS encoding tetratricopeptide repeat protein, translated as MLTADVRPAQAQVDDDDAAAGTPASKTFERAIDLYKKKDYYSSTIELKKVLDGDTSDDAGNKQRAEFYMGKTLYQMGYYASAQSWFEKIVTAGAEHAYYPATLKWLAALSRVLPETSGILDLIGKYDPSSLDEPIMEQVRDELYFLLGRHFYNHAEFDKAIELFGKVGDTSDFYVKAKFFEGVTYVRKYEGRPAGEAFKRVLEVARERPKQYKADDLDRYEELAVLQMARVFYSTQDFDKAIRYYEKLEQTSGEWPESLFEASWAYFMKTNNPKALGNIHTLNAPYFENQFFPESILLKSVIYYKYCLYDRALEAVSEFNTKFKPLRENLQGVVGKYEDNAEFYEYVKKIKAKKAGLDDVTQRLTMSVLGDKTLGKTFAWVDELDHELQMLSKADKAWQTTAVAGDINADLELVKSVAAADAGRLAKERLNRLVKELQDLGRDGIKIRIEVLDAQAGKISAERTGDRISKDRKEDPIIVDDEHFVWRFNGEYWKDELGYYRFKVRSQCPK; from the coding sequence ATGCTCACTGCCGACGTCCGTCCGGCGCAGGCTCAGGTCGATGACGACGACGCCGCGGCGGGGACGCCCGCGTCGAAGACGTTCGAGCGCGCCATCGATCTGTACAAGAAGAAGGACTACTACAGCTCGACGATCGAGCTGAAGAAGGTCCTCGACGGCGACACCAGCGACGACGCGGGCAACAAGCAGCGCGCCGAGTTCTACATGGGCAAGACGCTCTACCAGATGGGCTACTACGCGAGCGCCCAGAGCTGGTTCGAGAAGATCGTCACCGCCGGCGCCGAGCACGCGTACTACCCCGCCACGCTCAAGTGGCTCGCCGCGCTGTCGCGCGTGCTGCCCGAGACCTCGGGCATCCTCGACCTGATCGGCAAGTACGATCCGTCCTCGCTCGACGAGCCGATCATGGAGCAGGTCCGCGACGAGCTGTACTTCCTGCTCGGCCGGCACTTCTACAATCACGCCGAGTTCGACAAGGCCATCGAGCTGTTCGGCAAGGTCGGCGACACCAGCGACTTCTACGTCAAGGCCAAGTTCTTCGAGGGCGTCACCTACGTCCGCAAGTACGAGGGCCGGCCGGCCGGCGAGGCGTTCAAGCGCGTGCTCGAGGTCGCCCGGGAGCGGCCCAAGCAGTACAAGGCCGACGACCTCGATCGGTACGAGGAGCTCGCCGTCCTGCAGATGGCCCGCGTGTTCTACTCGACCCAGGACTTCGACAAGGCGATCCGCTACTACGAGAAGCTCGAGCAGACCTCGGGCGAGTGGCCGGAGTCGCTGTTCGAGGCGTCGTGGGCGTACTTCATGAAGACCAACAACCCGAAGGCGCTCGGGAACATCCACACGCTCAACGCCCCGTACTTCGAGAACCAGTTCTTCCCGGAGTCGATCCTCCTCAAGAGCGTCATCTACTACAAGTACTGCCTGTACGACCGGGCGCTCGAGGCGGTCAGCGAGTTCAACACCAAGTTCAAGCCGCTGCGCGAGAACCTGCAGGGCGTCGTCGGCAAGTACGAGGACAACGCCGAGTTCTACGAGTACGTGAAGAAGATCAAGGCCAAGAAGGCTGGCCTCGACGACGTCACCCAGCGCCTGACGATGTCGGTGCTCGGCGACAAGACCCTGGGCAAGACCTTCGCCTGGGTCGACGAGCTCGACCACGAGCTGCAGATGCTCAGCAAGGCCGACAAGGCCTGGCAGACGACCGCCGTCGCCGGCGACATCAACGCCGACCTCGAGCTGGTCAAGTCGGTGGCCGCCGCCGACGCCGGCCGCCTCGCCAAGGAGCGCCTGAACCGCCTGGTCAAGGAGCTCCAGGATCTCGGCCGCGACGGCATCAAGATCCGCATCGAGGTGCTCGACGCCCAGGCCGGCAAGATCAGCGCCGAGCGCACCGGCGATCGCATCTCGAAGGATCGCAAGGAAGACCCGATCATCGTCGACGACGAGCACTTCGTCTGGCGCTTCAACGGCGAGTACTGGAAGGACGAGCTGGGCTACTACCGGTTCAAGGTCCGCAGCCAGTGTCCTAAGTGA
- the rimM gene encoding 16S rRNA processing protein RimM has protein sequence MTESRDASPASPEVPDDLVEVARVSKAHGIRGEVLVVMIDPASESLGAVDAVWVGATRYPLVGARPVGGAYLLALEGVTDRDVAAGLRGQPVSVARDDLDLDEDDVLYADLVGCQCQLPDGRPWGTIVAIELGPQDRLVIHDDVREDGTPGAIERLLPLVDAFIADVDRERRVVFVTPPDGIPEDPR, from the coding sequence GTGACCGAGTCTCGCGACGCGTCCCCCGCGTCCCCCGAGGTCCCGGACGATCTCGTCGAGGTAGCGCGTGTGTCCAAGGCCCACGGCATCCGCGGCGAGGTGCTCGTCGTGATGATCGATCCCGCGTCCGAGTCCCTCGGCGCGGTCGACGCGGTGTGGGTCGGCGCGACCCGCTACCCGCTGGTCGGCGCGCGCCCGGTCGGCGGCGCCTACCTGCTCGCGCTCGAGGGCGTGACCGATCGCGACGTCGCCGCCGGCCTGCGCGGCCAGCCGGTGTCGGTCGCCCGCGACGACCTCGACCTCGACGAGGATGACGTGCTCTACGCCGACCTGGTCGGCTGCCAGTGTCAGCTCCCCGACGGCCGCCCCTGGGGCACGATCGTCGCGATCGAGCTCGGGCCGCAGGATCGGCTGGTCATCCACGACGACGTCCGCGAGGACGGCACGCCCGGCGCGATCGAGCGCCTGCTGCCGCTGGTCGACGCGTTCATCGCCGACGTCGATCGCGAGCGGCGCGTCGTGTTCGTGACGCCGCCCGACGGGATCCCCGAGGACCCGCGGTGA
- the rpsP gene encoding 30S ribosomal protein S16, whose translation MVVLRMSRQGSKKRPFYRIVAADKRRARDGRFIDLIGTFDPRTKAFSIDADRYEHWVKVGAQPSETLASLVRRHAAAAAAAPAAKA comes from the coding sequence ATGGTCGTCCTCCGCATGTCTCGCCAGGGCTCGAAGAAGCGCCCGTTCTACCGCATCGTTGCCGCCGACAAGCGTCGGGCCCGCGACGGTCGGTTCATCGATCTGATCGGCACGTTCGATCCGCGCACCAAGGCGTTCTCGATCGACGCCGATCGCTACGAGCACTGGGTCAAGGTCGGCGCCCAGCCGTCCGAGACCCTGGCCAGCCTGGTCCGCCGCCACGCCGCCGCGGCCGCGGCCGCGCCCGCTGCCAAGGCGTGA